Proteins from one Doryrhamphus excisus isolate RoL2022-K1 chromosome 19, RoL_Dexc_1.0, whole genome shotgun sequence genomic window:
- the syne1b gene encoding nesprin-1 isoform X8: MQEVLRSHAPVQASLQVLQELGHQLKQQVDTSAAATVQSDHLALSQRLAAVEQALTRQLITLQTGVHDYETFNHQLDSLVSWVVEAEEALKVQDPNGSTDLTLIKQRMQELKRLMMNFSSMAPELERLNELGYRLPLNDSEIKSMQNLNRNWSGASAQTTERFSKLQSFLLQQQTFLEKCETWMEFLVHTEQNLAVEISGNYQSLMEQQKAHELFQAEMFSRQQILHSIISDGQRMLEQGQVDDRNEFHLKLALLSNQWQGVVRRAQQRRGIIDSLIRQWQRYREMVEKLRKWLLEISRPAEGLRLGTAVPLQQARSMLDAVQLKEKVLQRQQGSYILTVEAGKHLLLSADAQAELALQAELTDIQERWKHASACLDEQKKELSTLLKDWDRCDKGIGGSLEKLRAFKRQLSQPLPDHHDDLQAEQMRCKDLEGTIDGWTGDLSHLTVLRESLSCYISAEDLSVLQERIELLHRMWDQICQQLSLRAQQVSDKLNEWSVFSDKYKELCEWLTAMESKVSQNGDISIEEMIERLRKDYQEEISVAEENKLHLHQLGERLARASHPGKAAEMEHKLSKVNERWQHLLDLVRARVKKLRETLVAVQQLDKNMSSLRSWLAHMETELSRPIAYDACDFQDIQRKLDEQQELQSDIEKHSTGVASVLSLCEVLLHDCDACATDAECDSIQQATRSLDRRWRSICASSVERRLKIEETWRLWQKFLEDFSRFGEWLATSETTAALPNSSGVLYTVAKEELKKFESFQRQVHESLTQLELINKQYRRLARENRTDASCHLKEMAHSANQRWDNLQKRVASILRRLKHFISQREEFETARDAILVWLTEMDLQLTNIEHFSECDIQAKIKQLRSFQQEISLTTAKIESIFHQGEALIEKSEPLDAAVIEEELEELQRYCQEVFGRVERYYKKLIRLPLAEDDTEVSLSELELDEPGDLSGLPWSERLGDGFLSPLPSSGRSASLAAQLRTECSGRDTPASVDSIPLEWDHDYDLSRGLESASRALREQQSEEADFLPRPASALSDVVIPESQEAFVRLTEQTLRSSAGEVASTDSHVHHTDGGHFQPQHSDGVRSHTDLDASYIGYMRLLGECRGNIDTVKRMGDELKEEEDTASGLANPSSSESQTSGVIERWELLQAQDLSKEIRAKQNQQQWQQLHSDLSNICTWLREAGHELEQQRRLDLGTDIQTIEFRIKKLKELQRAWDKRKGIVLSINLCSTDFVRSDTEESRDLQAKLKDMNNHWDKLATSLDQWRSSLQGALMQCRDFHEMSHGLLLWLENIDRRRNEVVPIDPIQDSDTLHEHHKTLTQIRQELLDSQLKVASLQDMSLQLLVNSQGGDCLEAKEKVHVIGNRLKLLLKEVTRDLRELAKILDITSSQQDLSSWSSADDLDTGSGSLSPASGRSTPSRRRSVSQRRWVRFLPF, translated from the exons ATGCAGGAGGTTCTGCGCTCCCACGCGCCGGTGCAGGCCTCCCTGCAGGTTCTCCAAGAACTGGGACATCAGCTGAAGCAGCAGGTGGACACCTCAGCAGCAGCCACCGTTCAGTCTGATCATCTGGCGCTTTCCCAGCGGCTAGCGGCTGTGGAACAAGCGCTGACCAGACAACTCATCACCCTGCAG aCCGGCGTACACGACTATGAAACCTTCAACCACCAGCTGGACTCCCTCGTGAGCTGGGTGGTTGAAGCCGAGGAGGCCCTGAAGGTGCAAGACCCCAACGGCTCCACCGACCTGACCCTCATCAAGCAACGCATGCAGGAGCTAAAA AGACTCATGATGAACTTCAGCAGCATGGCCCCGGAGTTGGAACGACTCAATGAGCTCGGTTACCGACTCCCGCTCAACGATTCGGAGATTAAAAGCATGCAGAACCTGAACAGGAACTGGTCGGGGGCATCGGCGCAGACCACAGAGAGATTCAG CAAACTGCAGTCCTTCCTGCTTCAGCAGCAGACCTTCTTGGAGAAGTGCGAGACGTGGATGGAGTTCTTGGTCCACACGGAGCAGAATCTAGCGGTGGAAATTTCTGGAAACTACCAGAGTTTGATGGAGCAGCAGAAGGCCCACGAG TTATTCCAGGCAGAGATGTTCAGCCGCCAGCAGATCCTCCACTCCATCATCAGTGATGGACAAAGGATGTTGGAGCAAGGTCAAGTGGATGACAG GAATGAGTTCCACCTGAAGCTGGCTCTGCTGAGTAACCAGTGGCAGGGAGTGGTGCGGCGTGCCCAGCAGAGGCGGGGCATCATCGACAGCCTCATCCGCCAGTGGCAGCGCTACAGGGAGATGGTGGAGAAGCTGCGCAAATGGCTGCTGGAGATCTCCCGGCCTGCAGAGGGCCTTCGGCTCGGCACCGCTGTTCCTTTACAGCAAGCCCGCTCCATGCTGGACGCCGTCCAG CTGAAGGAGAAGGTGCTCCAGCGCCAGCAAGGCAGCTACATTCTGACGGTGGAGGCTGGCAAACACCTCCTCCTGTCAGCAGACGCTCAGGCTGAGTTGGCCCTGCAGGCGGAGCTCACCGACATCCAGGAGCGATGGAAACACGCCAGCGCTTGTCTGGACGAGCAGAAGAAAGAACTCAGCACCTTGTTAAAG GACTGGGACAGATGCGACAAAGGTATCGGTGGGTCTCTGGAAAAGCTTCGTGCCTTCAAGCGTCAGCTGTCGCAGCCTCTTCCCGATCACCATGACGACCTGCAGGCTGAGCAGATGCGTTGCAAG GACCTGGAGGGAACCATAGATGGCTGGACGGGAGATTTGTCCCACCTGACCGTTCTGAGGGAGTCGCTGTCGTGTTACATCAGCGCCGAGGACCTTAGCGTGCTGCAGGAGCGCATCGAGCTGCTGCATCGCATGTGGGACCAAATCTGCCAGCAG CTGTCCCTGCGTGCGCAGCAGGTGAGCGACAAGCTGAACGAGTGGAGCGTCTTCAGCGACAAGTACAAGGAGCTGTGCGAGTGGCTCACCGCCATGGAGAGCAAGGTGTCGCAAAACGGAGACATCAGCATCGAGGAGATGATCGAGCGGCTGCGCAAG GACTACCAGGAGGAGATCTCTGTGGCCGAGGAGAATAAGCTGCACCTCCACCAGCTGGGGGAGCGTCTGGCCCGAGCCAGCCACCCGGGAAAAGCTGCCGAAATGGAACACAAGCTGAGTAAAGTCAACGAGCGCTGGCAGCACCTCCTGGATCTCGTCCGCGCCCG GGTGAAGAAGCTGAGGGAAACTCTGGTGGCCGTGCAGCAGCTGGACAAGAACATGAGCAGCCTGCGTTCCTGGCTGGCCCACATGGAGACGGAGCTGTCCCGACCCATCGCCTACGACGCCTGTGACTTCCAAGACATTCAGCGCAAACTGGACGAGCAGCAG GAGCTCCAGAGCGACATCGAGAAGCACAGCACGGGAGTGGCGTCGGTACTCAGTCTGTGCGAGGTGCTCCTGCACGACTGCGACGCCTGTGCCACCGACGCCGAGTGCGACTCCATCCAGCAGGCCACGCGTAGCCTGGACCGGCGCTGGAGGAGCATCTGCGCCTCCTCTGTGGAGAGGAGACTCAA GATCGAAGAAACGTGGCGTTTGTGGCAGAAATTCCTGGAGGACTTTTCACGCTTTGGGGAGTGGCTCGCCACCTCGGAGACGACGGCTGCGCTTCCGAACTCCTCCGGTGTTTTGTACACCGTAGCCAAGGAGGAACTTAAGAAGTTTGAG TCCTTCCAGAGGCAGGTCCACGAAAGCCTCACCCAGCTGGAGCTAATCAACAAGCAGTACCGCCGCCTGGCCAGAGAGAACCGCACCGACGCGTCCTGTCACCTGAAAGAGATGGCGCACAGCGCCAACCAGCGATGGGACAACCTGCAGAAGAGGGTGGCGTCCATCCTGCGCAGGCTCAAG CACTTCATCAGCCAGAGGGAGGAGTTTGAGACGGCGAGGGACGCCATCCTGGTGTGGCTGACCGAGATGGACCTGCAGCTCACCAACATCGAGCACTTCTCCGAGTGCGACATCCAGGCCAAGATCAAGCAGCTGAGG TCGTTCCAGCAGGAGATCTCGCTGACCACCGCCAAGATCGAGAGCATCTTCCACCAGGGAGAGGCCCTGATCGAGAAGAGTGAGCCGCTGGATGCAGCCGTCAtcgaggaggagctggaggagcttCAGCGCTACTGCCAGGAGGTGTTTGGTCGAGTGGAGCGCTACTACAAGAAGCTCATTCGCCTCCCT CTGGCAGAGGATGACACCGAAGTGTCGCTCTCGGAGCTGGAGCTGGACGAGCCCGGGGACTTGTCCGGCCTGCCGTGGAGCGAGCGTTTGGGCGACGGCTTCCTGTCCCCTCTGCCGTCCTCGGGACGCTCGGCCTCTCTGGCAGCTCAGCTGAGGACGGAGTGCTCGGGCAGGGACACCCCGGCCAGCGTGGACTCCATCCCCCTGGAGTGGGATCACGACTACGACCTGAGCCGCGGGCTGGAGAGCGCCAGCAGGGCCCTCAGAGAGCAGCAGAGCGAGGAGGCGGACTTCCTTCCCCGGCCTGCCTCTGCCTTGTCAG ATGTAGTGATCCCAGAGAGCCAGGAGGCCTTTGTTAGACTAACAGAGCAAACACTGAGGTCCTCAGCTG GGGAGGTCGCCTCCACGGACTCCCACGTTCACCACACCGACGGCGGGCACTTCCAGCCGCAGCACAGCGACGGCGTCCGCAGCCACACCGACCTGGATGCCTCGTACATCGGATAC ATGAGACTGCTGGGCGAGTGCCGAGGCAACATCGACACGGTAAAGAGGATGGGCGACGAGCTCAAAGAGGAAGAGGACACGGCGTCTGGACTGGCCAATCCCAGCAGCTCAGAGTCCCAAACATCAG gcgtGATCGAACGCTGGGAGCTCCTGCAGGCCCAAGACCTCAGCAAAGAGATCCGCGCCAAGCAGAACCAGCAGCAGTGGCAACAGCTCCACTCGGACTTGAGTAACATTTGCACCTGGCTAAGGGAGGCGGGCCACGAGCTGGAGCAGCAGCGGAGGCTGGACCTCGGCACCGACATCCAGACCATCGAGTTCCGCATCAAAAAGCTCAAG GAGCTGCAGAGGGCCTGGGACAAGCGTAAGGGGATCGTGCTGTCCATCAACCTGTGCAGCACAGACTTTGTGCGCTCGGACACGGAGGAGTCCAGAGATCTGCAGGCCAAACTGAAAGACATGAACAACCACTGGGACAAACTGGCCACCTCGTTGGACCAGTGGAGGTCTTCACTGCAGGGAGCCCTCATGCAGTGTCGG GACTTTCATGAGATGAGTCACGGTCTGCTGCTCTGGTTGGAGAACATCGACCGCAGGCGTAACGAGGTGGTCCCCATCGACCCCATCCAGGACAGCGACACCCTGCACGAGCACCATAAAACTCTCACC cAAATCCGCCAGGAGCTGCTGGACTCTCAGCTGAAGGTGGCGTCGCTGCAGGACATGTCGCTCCAGTTGCTGGTCAACTCTCAGGGCGGCGACTGCCTGGAGGCCAAAGAGAAGGTCCACGTCATCGGCAACCGCCTCAAGCTGCTGCTGAAGGAGGTCACCCGCGATCTCCGCGAGCTGGCCAAGATCCTGGACATCACCA
- the syne1b gene encoding nesprin-1 isoform X7, with protein MQEVLRSHAPVQASLQVLQELGHQLKQQVDTSAAATVQSDHLALSQRLAAVEQALTRQLITLQTGVHDYETFNHQLDSLVSWVVEAEEALKVQDPNGSTDLTLIKQRMQELKRLMMNFSSMAPELERLNELGYRLPLNDSEIKSMQNLNRNWSGASAQTTERFSKLQSFLLQQQTFLEKCETWMEFLVHTEQNLAVEISGNYQSLMEQQKAHELFQAEMFSRQQILHSIISDGQRMLEQGQVDDRNEFHLKLALLSNQWQGVVRRAQQRRGIIDSLIRQWQRYREMVEKLRKWLLEISRPAEGLRLGTAVPLQQARSMLDAVQLKEKVLQRQQGSYILTVEAGKHLLLSADAQAELALQAELTDIQERWKHASACLDEQKKELSTLLKDWDRCDKGIGGSLEKLRAFKRQLSQPLPDHHDDLQAEQMRCKDLEGTIDGWTGDLSHLTVLRESLSCYISAEDLSVLQERIELLHRMWDQICQQLSLRAQQVSDKLNEWSVFSDKYKELCEWLTAMESKVSQNGDISIEEMIERLRKDYQEEISVAEENKLHLHQLGERLARASHPGKAAEMEHKLSKVNERWQHLLDLVRARVKKLRETLVAVQQLDKNMSSLRSWLAHMETELSRPIAYDACDFQDIQRKLDEQQELQSDIEKHSTGVASVLSLCEVLLHDCDACATDAECDSIQQATRSLDRRWRSICASSVERRLKIEETWRLWQKFLEDFSRFGEWLATSETTAALPNSSGVLYTVAKEELKKFESFQRQVHESLTQLELINKQYRRLARENRTDASCHLKEMAHSANQRWDNLQKRVASILRRLKHFISQREEFETARDAILVWLTEMDLQLTNIEHFSECDIQAKIKQLRSFQQEISLTTAKIESIFHQGEALIEKSEPLDAAVIEEELEELQRYCQEVFGRVERYYKKLIRLPLAEDDTEVSLSELELDEPGDLSGLPWSERLGDGFLSPLPSSGRSASLAAQLRTECSGRDTPASVDSIPLEWDHDYDLSRGLESASRALREQQSEEADFLPRPASALSDVVIPESQEAFVRLTEQTLRSSAGEVASTDSHVHHTDGGHFQPQHSDGVRSHTDLDASYIGYMRLLGECRGNIDTVKRMGDELKEEEDTASGLANPSSSESQTSGVIERWELLQAQDLSKEIRAKQNQQQWQQLHSDLSNICTWLREAGHELEQQRRLDLGTDIQTIEFRIKKLKELQRAWDKRKGIVLSINLCSTDFVRSDTEESRDLQAKLKDMNNHWDKLATSLDQWRSSLQGALMQCRDFHEMSHGLLLWLENIDRRRNEVVPIDPIQDSDTLHEHHKTLTQIRQELLDSQLKVASLQDMSLQLLVNSQGGDCLEAKEKVHVIGNRLKLLLKEVTRDLRELAKILDITSSQQDLSSWSSADDLDTGSGSLSPASGRSTPSRRRSRRGKCNVSQRGGAPVSSPQHRCHSDAGSASCPSDPPPSTPVSSPSSFARRVLRVALPLQLLLLLLVLVAFLLPVSEEAYCAQSNNFAHSFYPMLSYTNGPPPV; from the exons ATGCAGGAGGTTCTGCGCTCCCACGCGCCGGTGCAGGCCTCCCTGCAGGTTCTCCAAGAACTGGGACATCAGCTGAAGCAGCAGGTGGACACCTCAGCAGCAGCCACCGTTCAGTCTGATCATCTGGCGCTTTCCCAGCGGCTAGCGGCTGTGGAACAAGCGCTGACCAGACAACTCATCACCCTGCAG aCCGGCGTACACGACTATGAAACCTTCAACCACCAGCTGGACTCCCTCGTGAGCTGGGTGGTTGAAGCCGAGGAGGCCCTGAAGGTGCAAGACCCCAACGGCTCCACCGACCTGACCCTCATCAAGCAACGCATGCAGGAGCTAAAA AGACTCATGATGAACTTCAGCAGCATGGCCCCGGAGTTGGAACGACTCAATGAGCTCGGTTACCGACTCCCGCTCAACGATTCGGAGATTAAAAGCATGCAGAACCTGAACAGGAACTGGTCGGGGGCATCGGCGCAGACCACAGAGAGATTCAG CAAACTGCAGTCCTTCCTGCTTCAGCAGCAGACCTTCTTGGAGAAGTGCGAGACGTGGATGGAGTTCTTGGTCCACACGGAGCAGAATCTAGCGGTGGAAATTTCTGGAAACTACCAGAGTTTGATGGAGCAGCAGAAGGCCCACGAG TTATTCCAGGCAGAGATGTTCAGCCGCCAGCAGATCCTCCACTCCATCATCAGTGATGGACAAAGGATGTTGGAGCAAGGTCAAGTGGATGACAG GAATGAGTTCCACCTGAAGCTGGCTCTGCTGAGTAACCAGTGGCAGGGAGTGGTGCGGCGTGCCCAGCAGAGGCGGGGCATCATCGACAGCCTCATCCGCCAGTGGCAGCGCTACAGGGAGATGGTGGAGAAGCTGCGCAAATGGCTGCTGGAGATCTCCCGGCCTGCAGAGGGCCTTCGGCTCGGCACCGCTGTTCCTTTACAGCAAGCCCGCTCCATGCTGGACGCCGTCCAG CTGAAGGAGAAGGTGCTCCAGCGCCAGCAAGGCAGCTACATTCTGACGGTGGAGGCTGGCAAACACCTCCTCCTGTCAGCAGACGCTCAGGCTGAGTTGGCCCTGCAGGCGGAGCTCACCGACATCCAGGAGCGATGGAAACACGCCAGCGCTTGTCTGGACGAGCAGAAGAAAGAACTCAGCACCTTGTTAAAG GACTGGGACAGATGCGACAAAGGTATCGGTGGGTCTCTGGAAAAGCTTCGTGCCTTCAAGCGTCAGCTGTCGCAGCCTCTTCCCGATCACCATGACGACCTGCAGGCTGAGCAGATGCGTTGCAAG GACCTGGAGGGAACCATAGATGGCTGGACGGGAGATTTGTCCCACCTGACCGTTCTGAGGGAGTCGCTGTCGTGTTACATCAGCGCCGAGGACCTTAGCGTGCTGCAGGAGCGCATCGAGCTGCTGCATCGCATGTGGGACCAAATCTGCCAGCAG CTGTCCCTGCGTGCGCAGCAGGTGAGCGACAAGCTGAACGAGTGGAGCGTCTTCAGCGACAAGTACAAGGAGCTGTGCGAGTGGCTCACCGCCATGGAGAGCAAGGTGTCGCAAAACGGAGACATCAGCATCGAGGAGATGATCGAGCGGCTGCGCAAG GACTACCAGGAGGAGATCTCTGTGGCCGAGGAGAATAAGCTGCACCTCCACCAGCTGGGGGAGCGTCTGGCCCGAGCCAGCCACCCGGGAAAAGCTGCCGAAATGGAACACAAGCTGAGTAAAGTCAACGAGCGCTGGCAGCACCTCCTGGATCTCGTCCGCGCCCG GGTGAAGAAGCTGAGGGAAACTCTGGTGGCCGTGCAGCAGCTGGACAAGAACATGAGCAGCCTGCGTTCCTGGCTGGCCCACATGGAGACGGAGCTGTCCCGACCCATCGCCTACGACGCCTGTGACTTCCAAGACATTCAGCGCAAACTGGACGAGCAGCAG GAGCTCCAGAGCGACATCGAGAAGCACAGCACGGGAGTGGCGTCGGTACTCAGTCTGTGCGAGGTGCTCCTGCACGACTGCGACGCCTGTGCCACCGACGCCGAGTGCGACTCCATCCAGCAGGCCACGCGTAGCCTGGACCGGCGCTGGAGGAGCATCTGCGCCTCCTCTGTGGAGAGGAGACTCAA GATCGAAGAAACGTGGCGTTTGTGGCAGAAATTCCTGGAGGACTTTTCACGCTTTGGGGAGTGGCTCGCCACCTCGGAGACGACGGCTGCGCTTCCGAACTCCTCCGGTGTTTTGTACACCGTAGCCAAGGAGGAACTTAAGAAGTTTGAG TCCTTCCAGAGGCAGGTCCACGAAAGCCTCACCCAGCTGGAGCTAATCAACAAGCAGTACCGCCGCCTGGCCAGAGAGAACCGCACCGACGCGTCCTGTCACCTGAAAGAGATGGCGCACAGCGCCAACCAGCGATGGGACAACCTGCAGAAGAGGGTGGCGTCCATCCTGCGCAGGCTCAAG CACTTCATCAGCCAGAGGGAGGAGTTTGAGACGGCGAGGGACGCCATCCTGGTGTGGCTGACCGAGATGGACCTGCAGCTCACCAACATCGAGCACTTCTCCGAGTGCGACATCCAGGCCAAGATCAAGCAGCTGAGG TCGTTCCAGCAGGAGATCTCGCTGACCACCGCCAAGATCGAGAGCATCTTCCACCAGGGAGAGGCCCTGATCGAGAAGAGTGAGCCGCTGGATGCAGCCGTCAtcgaggaggagctggaggagcttCAGCGCTACTGCCAGGAGGTGTTTGGTCGAGTGGAGCGCTACTACAAGAAGCTCATTCGCCTCCCT CTGGCAGAGGATGACACCGAAGTGTCGCTCTCGGAGCTGGAGCTGGACGAGCCCGGGGACTTGTCCGGCCTGCCGTGGAGCGAGCGTTTGGGCGACGGCTTCCTGTCCCCTCTGCCGTCCTCGGGACGCTCGGCCTCTCTGGCAGCTCAGCTGAGGACGGAGTGCTCGGGCAGGGACACCCCGGCCAGCGTGGACTCCATCCCCCTGGAGTGGGATCACGACTACGACCTGAGCCGCGGGCTGGAGAGCGCCAGCAGGGCCCTCAGAGAGCAGCAGAGCGAGGAGGCGGACTTCCTTCCCCGGCCTGCCTCTGCCTTGTCAG ATGTAGTGATCCCAGAGAGCCAGGAGGCCTTTGTTAGACTAACAGAGCAAACACTGAGGTCCTCAGCTG GGGAGGTCGCCTCCACGGACTCCCACGTTCACCACACCGACGGCGGGCACTTCCAGCCGCAGCACAGCGACGGCGTCCGCAGCCACACCGACCTGGATGCCTCGTACATCGGATAC ATGAGACTGCTGGGCGAGTGCCGAGGCAACATCGACACGGTAAAGAGGATGGGCGACGAGCTCAAAGAGGAAGAGGACACGGCGTCTGGACTGGCCAATCCCAGCAGCTCAGAGTCCCAAACATCAG gcgtGATCGAACGCTGGGAGCTCCTGCAGGCCCAAGACCTCAGCAAAGAGATCCGCGCCAAGCAGAACCAGCAGCAGTGGCAACAGCTCCACTCGGACTTGAGTAACATTTGCACCTGGCTAAGGGAGGCGGGCCACGAGCTGGAGCAGCAGCGGAGGCTGGACCTCGGCACCGACATCCAGACCATCGAGTTCCGCATCAAAAAGCTCAAG GAGCTGCAGAGGGCCTGGGACAAGCGTAAGGGGATCGTGCTGTCCATCAACCTGTGCAGCACAGACTTTGTGCGCTCGGACACGGAGGAGTCCAGAGATCTGCAGGCCAAACTGAAAGACATGAACAACCACTGGGACAAACTGGCCACCTCGTTGGACCAGTGGAGGTCTTCACTGCAGGGAGCCCTCATGCAGTGTCGG GACTTTCATGAGATGAGTCACGGTCTGCTGCTCTGGTTGGAGAACATCGACCGCAGGCGTAACGAGGTGGTCCCCATCGACCCCATCCAGGACAGCGACACCCTGCACGAGCACCATAAAACTCTCACC cAAATCCGCCAGGAGCTGCTGGACTCTCAGCTGAAGGTGGCGTCGCTGCAGGACATGTCGCTCCAGTTGCTGGTCAACTCTCAGGGCGGCGACTGCCTGGAGGCCAAAGAGAAGGTCCACGTCATCGGCAACCGCCTCAAGCTGCTGCTGAAGGAGGTCACCCGCGATCTCCGCGAGCTGGCCAAGATCCTGGACATCACCA